One window of Sinorhizobium numidicum genomic DNA carries:
- a CDS encoding NADP-dependent malic enzyme, which translates to MNTGDKVKSEPAPASGDIDQQALFFHRYPRPGKLEIQPTKPLGNQRDLALAYSPGVAAPCLAIKDNPETAADFTARANLVAVISNGTAVLGLGNIGPLASKPVMEGKAVLFKKFAGIDVFDIEIDAPSVERMVEVISALEPTFGGINLEDIKAPECFEVERRLRERMEIPVFHDDQHGTAIIVAAAVLNGLELAGKDIAKAKIVASGAGAAALACLNLLVTLGAKRENIWVHDIEGLVYKGREVLMDEWKAVYAQDSDNRVLADSIGGADVFLGLSAAGVLKPELLAQMAEKPLIMALANPTPEIMPEVARAARPDAMICTGRSDFPNQVNNVLCFPHIFRGALDCGARTINEEMKMAAVRAIAGLAREEPSDVAARAYSGETPIFGPDYLIPSPFDQRLILRIAPAVAKAAAESGVAARPIQDFDAYLDKLNRFVFRSGFIMKPVFAAAKNAAKSRVIFAEGEDERVLRAAQVLLEEGTAKPILIGRPQIIETRLRRYGLRIRPDVDFEVVNPEGDPRYRDYVDDYFALVGRLGVIPEAARTIVRTNTTVIGALAVKRGEADALICGVEGRYSRHLRDVSQIIGKRSGVLDFSALSLLISQRGATFFTDTYVSYNPTAEQIAQTTVMAAGEIRRFGITPRAALVSHSNFGSRDSESAFKMRAALQLVRELAPDLEVDGEMHGDAAVSEILRQRVMPDSTLNGEANLLVFPNLDAANITLGVVKTMTDSLHVGPILLGSALPAHILSPSVTSRGVVNMAALAVVEASYPI; encoded by the coding sequence ATGAACACGGGCGACAAAGTGAAATCCGAACCGGCTCCCGCAAGCGGTGACATCGATCAGCAGGCACTTTTCTTCCATCGCTATCCTCGCCCCGGCAAGCTCGAGATCCAACCGACCAAGCCGCTCGGCAACCAGCGCGACCTGGCGCTCGCCTATTCGCCCGGCGTTGCCGCGCCCTGCCTCGCAATCAAGGACAATCCGGAGACGGCTGCGGATTTCACTGCACGCGCCAACCTCGTCGCCGTCATCTCTAACGGCACTGCGGTCCTCGGCCTCGGCAATATCGGGCCGCTCGCATCCAAGCCGGTGATGGAAGGCAAGGCGGTGCTCTTCAAGAAATTTGCCGGCATCGACGTCTTCGACATCGAGATCGATGCACCGAGCGTCGAACGCATGGTGGAGGTCATCTCGGCACTGGAGCCGACTTTCGGCGGCATCAATCTCGAGGACATCAAGGCGCCGGAATGCTTCGAGGTGGAGCGGCGTCTGCGCGAGCGGATGGAGATACCCGTCTTCCACGACGACCAGCACGGAACCGCAATCATCGTCGCCGCTGCTGTTCTCAATGGGCTCGAACTCGCCGGCAAGGATATCGCCAAGGCGAAGATCGTCGCCTCCGGTGCCGGGGCGGCAGCGCTTGCCTGCCTCAACCTGCTCGTCACGCTCGGCGCCAAGCGCGAGAACATCTGGGTCCACGATATTGAAGGCCTCGTCTACAAGGGACGCGAAGTTCTGATGGACGAGTGGAAGGCCGTCTATGCGCAAGACAGCGATAATCGGGTACTCGCCGACAGCATCGGCGGTGCGGACGTCTTCCTTGGGCTCTCGGCCGCTGGCGTCCTCAAGCCGGAACTGCTCGCCCAGATGGCCGAAAAGCCCCTGATCATGGCGCTCGCCAATCCGACCCCTGAAATCATGCCGGAAGTCGCGCGCGCCGCGCGGCCGGACGCAATGATCTGCACCGGACGGTCGGACTTCCCGAACCAGGTCAACAACGTCCTCTGCTTCCCGCATATTTTCCGCGGCGCGCTCGACTGCGGCGCGCGCACCATCAATGAAGAAATGAAGATGGCCGCCGTGCGGGCAATCGCCGGGCTTGCGCGCGAGGAGCCGTCGGACGTCGCCGCCCGCGCCTATTCCGGCGAGACGCCGATCTTCGGACCGGACTACCTCATCCCCTCGCCGTTCGATCAGCGGCTAATCCTGCGCATCGCCCCGGCCGTCGCCAAAGCCGCTGCCGAAAGTGGTGTCGCCGCGCGCCCGATCCAGGATTTCGACGCCTATCTCGACAAGCTCAACCGCTTCGTCTTCCGGTCCGGCTTCATCATGAAACCGGTCTTCGCCGCAGCCAAGAACGCCGCCAAGAGCCGTGTGATCTTCGCCGAGGGCGAGGATGAACGGGTGCTGCGCGCGGCCCAGGTGCTGCTGGAGGAAGGCACCGCCAAGCCCATTCTGATCGGCCGCCCGCAGATTATCGAGACCCGCCTTCGCCGGTACGGCCTTAGGATCCGGCCCGATGTCGATTTCGAAGTCGTCAATCCGGAAGGCGATCCGCGCTACCGCGACTATGTCGACGACTACTTCGCTCTCGTGGGCCGCCTCGGCGTCATCCCAGAAGCGGCCCGCACGATCGTGCGCACGAATACGACAGTGATCGGCGCGCTGGCAGTCAAACGCGGCGAAGCGGACGCGCTGATCTGCGGCGTCGAAGGCCGCTACAGCAGACACCTGCGCGATGTCTCGCAGATCATCGGCAAGCGATCCGGCGTGCTTGATTTTTCCGCGCTCAGCCTGTTGATCTCGCAGCGCGGCGCAACCTTCTTCACCGACACCTATGTGAGTTACAATCCGACTGCTGAACAGATTGCCCAGACGACCGTGATGGCGGCGGGGGAAATTCGCCGCTTCGGCATCACGCCGCGCGCGGCGCTCGTCTCGCATTCGAACTTCGGCTCGCGCGATTCCGAAAGCGCGTTCAAGATGCGCGCCGCTCTCCAGCTCGTCCGCGAGCTTGCGCCGGACCTCGAAGTCGACGGCGAGATGCACGGCGACGCGGCGGTGTCGGAAATTCTGCGGCAGCGCGTGATGCCGGATAGCACCTTGAACGGCGAAGCCAACCTCTTGGTCTTCCCCAATCTCGACGCGGCCAATATCACGCTCGGAGTGGTCAAGACGATGACGGACAGTCTGCATGTCGGCCCGATCCTTCTCGGCTCGGCGCTGCCGGCCCACATCCTTTCGCCGTCCGTTACCTCTCGCGGCGTCGTCAACATGGCGGCGCTAGCAGTCGTCGAGGCAAGTTACCCCATTTGA
- a CDS encoding LuxR C-terminal-related transcriptional regulator produces MTNQQAVLDLLDIVEYGGCAEPERFFALMRRTFNIAHLLYLEAEPLADGLKVCRLHHTFGAYAAEIYLSRALYRIDPILRLALGGVRPVEWATARRRFPECEPLFEAAEEIGLSTEGVALPLPSPAGRMALLAINANMSPAEWSAYRRCHLRDFQLAANLFHASMLEHAAMAGAIDERDMRLTGRETEVLTWSAAGKSYWEIATILGISERTVRFFMTNARRKLNVVSNTQAVAQAVRHALIPTI; encoded by the coding sequence ATGACTAATCAACAGGCTGTCCTCGATCTGCTGGACATCGTGGAATACGGAGGCTGCGCCGAACCGGAGCGGTTCTTCGCCTTGATGCGCCGCACCTTCAACATCGCGCATCTGCTCTATCTCGAGGCCGAGCCTCTTGCCGATGGCCTGAAAGTTTGCCGGCTACACCATACCTTCGGCGCCTATGCCGCCGAGATCTACCTGTCGCGAGCTCTCTATCGGATCGATCCGATCCTGCGGCTCGCTCTTGGCGGCGTACGGCCAGTGGAATGGGCGACGGCGCGGCGGCGCTTTCCGGAATGCGAGCCGCTGTTCGAGGCGGCTGAGGAAATCGGCCTTTCGACCGAAGGGGTGGCGCTGCCGCTGCCGTCGCCTGCCGGCCGTATGGCGCTCTTGGCGATCAATGCCAACATGTCGCCGGCGGAGTGGTCGGCCTATCGCCGTTGCCACCTGCGCGACTTCCAATTGGCTGCCAATCTGTTTCACGCCTCCATGCTGGAACATGCGGCAATGGCCGGGGCGATCGATGAGCGGGATATGCGACTAACGGGCCGCGAGACCGAGGTTCTGACGTGGTCGGCTGCCGGCAAGAGTTATTGGGAAATCGCGACAATCCTCGGCATCTCCGAGCGCACCGTTCGCTTCTTCATGACCAATGCGCGGCGCAAACTGAATGTCGTTTCAAATACCCAAGCGGTCGCGCAAGCCGTCCGGCATGCTTTGATCCCCACGATCTGA
- a CDS encoding acyl-homoserine-lactone synthase has product MIRIVNGNARGQYPQAIDEMFRLRKRVFHDFLKWDVKTDGEWEIDHYDKANPLYVMSYSPETGKLRGSLRLLPTLGPNMLDDTFPILLGDNPEIRSAAVWESSRFCIDPDISQDRSSNQVTVAAAELMCGVGELGLASGISHIVTVTDVFLERMFRRMGCPGERIAEPHRIGSVYAVAVAWEVTRSLLETMKAIAAIEGTVLERPMSLETARAA; this is encoded by the coding sequence ATGATCAGGATAGTGAACGGAAACGCTCGCGGGCAATACCCGCAAGCGATCGACGAAATGTTCCGACTGCGCAAGCGCGTGTTTCACGACTTCCTGAAATGGGACGTGAAAACCGACGGCGAGTGGGAAATCGACCATTACGACAAGGCCAATCCGCTTTACGTGATGTCCTATTCTCCGGAAACCGGAAAGCTGCGTGGTTCGCTACGGCTCCTGCCGACGCTCGGGCCGAACATGCTGGACGACACCTTTCCGATCCTGCTCGGCGACAATCCGGAAATCCGCAGTGCCGCGGTCTGGGAATCGAGCCGATTCTGCATCGATCCGGACATTTCGCAGGACCGATCGTCGAACCAGGTGACGGTCGCCGCCGCCGAACTCATGTGCGGTGTCGGCGAACTGGGCCTTGCCTCTGGCATCAGCCACATCGTCACGGTCACCGACGTTTTCCTCGAACGGATGTTCCGGCGGATGGGATGCCCGGGAGAGCGGATCGCCGAGCCGCATCGGATCGGTTCCGTCTACGCCGTCGCCGTCGCGTGGGAGGTGACCAGAAGCCTGCTCGAGACGATGAAGGCAATCGCCGCGATCGAGGGCACCGTGCTCGAACGCCCCATGTCGCTTGAAACCGCACGGGCAGCCTGA
- a CDS encoding DUF2865 domain-containing protein, which translates to MSVSRRMAPRSIKHVAAAVAPLAFALAGEVWASDVCERLTARLADLPAAVTTTANLRDFTGAISRQNIELRRAKNDRRRMECSNGSVIVIGGDNDGACAALDDTIARMEDNLRELKAQRQGLLSGGNDDMRRRILAAMEVNDCTGGPSENWDASQDQFAGAAEEGTEVRRNILRDLPPDSEDYPLLFDGSGMRDVPSIDEGGLGSFRTMCVRTCDGAFFPISSNATPADFSRDAELCRARCPGAETELYYHVLATEESDQMVSASTGKPYTELSTAFAYRARGVGAPGTCGCQVPKIAAKTSSGNTAAASKLSAVSPSVITIDGKIEPTTGRASSRPVEERRYDPAKSNVRQVGPIFLPKEESAIDLKHPTGPGYQPLQEN; encoded by the coding sequence GTGTCCGTATCCCGGAGGATGGCGCCCCGGAGTATCAAGCACGTGGCAGCGGCCGTCGCGCCGCTGGCGTTCGCCCTCGCCGGTGAGGTCTGGGCCTCGGATGTTTGCGAACGCCTCACCGCCAGACTCGCCGATCTTCCGGCGGCAGTCACCACCACTGCCAATCTGCGCGATTTCACCGGCGCAATCTCCCGCCAGAACATTGAGCTTCGCCGCGCGAAGAATGATCGCCGTCGGATGGAATGCAGCAATGGCAGCGTCATCGTCATCGGCGGCGATAATGACGGCGCTTGTGCCGCGCTCGATGACACCATCGCTCGGATGGAGGACAATCTCCGGGAGCTCAAAGCGCAGCGCCAGGGGCTGCTTTCGGGCGGCAATGACGATATGCGCCGGCGCATTCTCGCGGCGATGGAAGTCAATGACTGCACGGGGGGACCTAGCGAGAATTGGGACGCGAGTCAGGACCAGTTTGCCGGCGCAGCCGAGGAAGGGACCGAAGTCCGCCGCAACATTCTTCGGGATCTCCCTCCGGACAGCGAAGACTATCCGCTGCTCTTCGACGGCTCCGGAATGCGCGATGTTCCGTCGATCGATGAAGGCGGTCTCGGCAGCTTCAGAACGATGTGCGTGCGCACCTGCGACGGCGCTTTTTTTCCGATTTCGTCGAACGCTACTCCGGCCGACTTCTCCCGCGACGCCGAGCTTTGCCGGGCACGGTGTCCCGGTGCCGAGACCGAGCTCTATTATCACGTGCTCGCCACCGAGGAGAGCGACCAGATGGTGTCCGCCTCGACCGGGAAGCCTTATACCGAACTCTCGACGGCTTTCGCCTATCGCGCGCGTGGCGTCGGTGCCCCCGGCACCTGCGGTTGCCAAGTTCCGAAGATCGCGGCCAAGACCAGCAGCGGAAATACCGCAGCCGCAAGCAAGCTTTCGGCCGTCTCCCCCTCGGTCATCACCATTGATGGCAAAATAGAGCCCACCACCGGACGGGCGAGCTCAAGGCCGGTGGAAGAGCGTCGCTACGATCCGGCAAAAAGCAACGTCCGCCAGGTTGGTCCGATCTTCCTTCCCAAGGAGGAAAGCGCGATCGATCTCAAGCATCCGACGGGACCAGGTTATCAACCGCTGCAGGAGAATTGA
- the bluB gene encoding 5,6-dimethylbenzimidazole synthase: MLPDPKGRLAAADAFPPDERAAVYRAIETRRDVRDEFLPEPLPDALVARLLAAAHHAPSVGFMQPWNFVLVRGNETREKVWEAFRRANEEAAEMFSGETQAKYRSLKLEGIRKAPLSICVTCDRTRGGAVVLGRTHNPQMDVYSTVCAVQNLWLAARAEGVGVGWVSIFHEAEIKTILGIPAHIEIVAWLCLGFVDRLYQQPELAVKGWRERLPLEDLVFEEGWGVRQGGGSMPKDVCKASK, encoded by the coding sequence ATGCTGCCTGACCCGAAGGGCCGTCTTGCCGCGGCCGATGCTTTCCCGCCGGACGAGCGCGCCGCCGTCTACCGTGCCATCGAAACGCGCCGCGACGTGCGCGACGAATTTCTTCCCGAGCCGTTGCCCGATGCGCTGGTTGCCCGGCTGCTTGCCGCCGCCCATCATGCACCGTCGGTCGGCTTCATGCAGCCCTGGAATTTCGTCCTCGTCCGCGGCAACGAAACGCGGGAAAAGGTCTGGGAGGCATTCCGGCGCGCCAATGAAGAGGCGGCGGAGATGTTTTCAGGCGAGACGCAGGCGAAATATCGTTCGCTGAAGCTCGAAGGCATTCGCAAGGCACCGCTCAGCATTTGCGTCACTTGCGACCGCACGCGCGGCGGCGCGGTGGTGCTGGGGCGCACGCATAACCCGCAGATGGATGTCTATTCGACCGTCTGTGCTGTCCAGAACCTTTGGCTGGCAGCACGTGCCGAAGGCGTAGGCGTCGGCTGGGTCAGCATTTTCCATGAGGCCGAGATCAAAACGATCCTGGGCATACCGGCGCATATCGAGATCGTTGCGTGGCTCTGCCTCGGCTTTGTGGATCGGCTCTATCAACAGCCTGAACTTGCGGTGAAGGGCTGGCGCGAACGCCTGCCGCTGGAGGACTTGGTTTTCGAGGAAGGATGGGGTGTCCGCCAGGGCGGAGGGTCTATGCCCAAAGACGTTTGTAAGGCGAGCAAATAG
- a CDS encoding SDR family oxidoreductase, with the protein MSKDYGRLDGKIAIVTGGTQGLGATIAALFAERGAAGIVICGRNAAKGETRAAEIAEATGTKVVYVPADLERVEDARQVVSACDKEFGRVDALVNAAAITDRGTILDTTPELFDRMFAVNVRAPFFLMQEAVKVMRREKTEGTIVNIGSMSAKAGQPFIAAYCASKGALETLTKNTAYALLRNRIRVNGLNIGWMASEGEDRIQREYHGASVDWLEKASASQPFGRLVDPAEVARACAYLSSAESGLMTGSVICFDQSIWGAYDASPHPATPL; encoded by the coding sequence ATGAGCAAAGACTATGGCAGGCTGGATGGCAAGATCGCCATCGTCACCGGCGGCACGCAGGGGCTCGGCGCGACGATCGCGGCACTCTTCGCCGAACGCGGTGCCGCCGGCATCGTCATCTGCGGGCGCAATGCTGCAAAAGGTGAGACGAGAGCGGCTGAAATTGCCGAGGCGACCGGGACCAAGGTGGTCTATGTCCCGGCCGACCTCGAGCGGGTGGAGGACGCCCGCCAGGTGGTTTCGGCCTGCGACAAGGAGTTCGGCCGTGTCGACGCGCTCGTTAACGCTGCCGCAATCACCGATCGCGGGACGATCCTCGACACCACGCCGGAGCTCTTCGACCGCATGTTCGCGGTGAACGTGCGCGCCCCGTTCTTCCTGATGCAGGAAGCGGTGAAGGTGATGCGGCGTGAAAAGACGGAGGGCACCATCGTCAATATCGGCTCGATGTCGGCAAAGGCGGGTCAACCCTTTATCGCCGCCTATTGCGCATCGAAGGGTGCCTTGGAGACCTTGACCAAGAACACCGCCTACGCCTTGCTGCGCAACCGCATCCGGGTCAACGGCCTGAACATCGGCTGGATGGCGTCCGAGGGCGAGGACCGCATCCAGCGCGAGTATCACGGGGCCTCTGTGGACTGGCTCGAGAAGGCGTCGGCAAGCCAGCCATTCGGCAGGCTCGTCGATCCTGCAGAGGTCGCGCGCGCCTGTGCCTATCTCTCCTCGGCGGAATCCGGTCTTATGACCGGTTCGGTGATCTGCTTCGACCAGTCGATCTGGGGCGCCTATGATGCTTCGCCGCATCCGGCAACACCGCTGTGA
- a CDS encoding phytanoyl-CoA dioxygenase family protein — MKTDNHPRQRVGRVWLTEDSCDIEAFRAEVERHTNLAEYPHAVDCQKNILIYDSAGLIADCATGEGRRAVLAEICDLLAEGPGVAVFKRAFADLRVIDEASRIFDEIIEEQRRTDSGGGDHFAKPGANDRIWNSLEKHCLHSAENFAAYYGNPIIALVSEAWLGPNYQMTAQVNRVNPGGAAQSAHRDYHLGFQSSAIIERYPAHVHKLSPVLTLQGAVAHCDMPIESGPTLFLPYSQTYVPGYLALKRAEFRDYFEQHHVQLPLEKGDLVFFNPALFHAAGTNRSTDIKRVANLLQVSSAFGRAMETVDRERMSTVLYPALKALAARGTLSTGEIANAIAACAEGYSFPTNLDRDPPIGGLAPKTQAQLMHEALAADWSSEAFAQALAEQAVKKRS, encoded by the coding sequence ATGAAGACCGACAATCATCCGAGGCAGCGCGTCGGGCGCGTCTGGCTGACCGAGGATTCCTGCGACATTGAAGCATTCCGCGCCGAAGTCGAGCGCCACACAAATCTCGCGGAGTATCCTCATGCGGTGGATTGTCAAAAGAACATCCTGATCTACGACAGCGCCGGCCTGATTGCCGATTGTGCCACTGGCGAGGGCAGGCGTGCGGTGCTGGCCGAGATCTGCGACCTCCTTGCGGAGGGGCCAGGTGTCGCCGTGTTCAAGCGCGCCTTCGCTGATCTCCGCGTGATCGATGAGGCGAGCCGCATCTTCGACGAGATCATCGAAGAGCAGCGCCGCACAGACAGCGGCGGCGGCGATCATTTTGCCAAGCCCGGCGCTAACGACCGCATCTGGAATTCGTTGGAGAAGCATTGTCTGCACTCGGCAGAGAACTTTGCGGCCTATTACGGCAATCCGATCATCGCGCTCGTCAGCGAGGCCTGGCTTGGACCCAACTACCAGATGACGGCTCAGGTCAACCGCGTCAATCCGGGCGGCGCAGCGCAATCGGCCCATCGCGATTACCACCTCGGCTTTCAGAGTTCGGCGATCATAGAGCGCTATCCCGCGCATGTGCACAAGCTCTCGCCGGTCCTCACTCTGCAGGGGGCGGTCGCCCATTGCGATATGCCGATCGAGAGCGGACCGACGTTGTTCCTGCCTTATAGCCAGACCTATGTGCCCGGCTATCTGGCGCTGAAGCGCGCGGAATTCCGCGACTATTTCGAGCAGCACCATGTGCAGCTGCCACTGGAGAAAGGCGACCTCGTGTTCTTCAATCCGGCGCTTTTCCACGCTGCCGGCACGAACCGCTCGACGGATATCAAGCGCGTGGCGAACCTGCTGCAGGTCTCGTCTGCCTTCGGGCGCGCAATGGAAACGGTCGACCGCGAGCGGATGAGCACCGTGCTCTATCCGGCATTGAAGGCGCTCGCGGCCCGTGGGACGCTTTCGACCGGCGAAATCGCCAACGCCATTGCAGCCTGTGCCGAGGGATATTCGTTCCCGACCAATCTCGATCGCGATCCGCCGATAGGGGGCCTGGCGCCAAAGACGCAAGCGCAACTGATGCATGAGGCGCTTGCGGCCGATTGGAGCAGCGAGGCCTTCGCACAGGCGCTTGCCGAGCAGGCGGTAAAGAAGAGAAGCTGA
- a CDS encoding LacI family DNA-binding transcriptional regulator — translation MAHQFLVKDIAFQAGLSTATVDRVLNERPGVRHQTAARVKAAIRELEKQQAGTEVQGRKFAIDVVMEAPERFTDAVRQALEGEAATFVPTIFRCRFHFAETMRPQEIAQLLDRIRLRGTDGVVLKAPDVPEVTGAVARLESAGIAVVTLVTDLPHSARTAYAGADNRAAGETAAYLIGERLSGQPATVLVTISSSRFRGEEEREIGFRRTLREHYPLIAVVEISEGYGKNEETGALALDALIRHSEINAVYSIGGGNRAVLAAFRQLGRTCTLFVAHDLDKDNLELLKGGKVHFVLHHDLKTDARTAFRAIMERRGALAAPTGRHLSAVEVITPYNLPRI, via the coding sequence GTGGCGCATCAGTTTCTGGTCAAGGACATCGCCTTCCAGGCAGGGCTGAGTACGGCCACGGTCGATCGCGTGCTGAACGAGCGGCCGGGCGTCCGCCACCAGACTGCGGCTCGCGTCAAGGCGGCGATCCGCGAGCTCGAGAAACAGCAGGCGGGCACGGAGGTGCAGGGGCGGAAATTTGCGATCGACGTGGTGATGGAGGCCCCGGAACGGTTTACCGATGCAGTGCGCCAGGCCCTCGAAGGCGAGGCGGCGACTTTCGTACCCACAATCTTCCGCTGCCGCTTTCATTTTGCCGAGACGATGCGGCCGCAGGAGATCGCTCAACTGCTCGATCGTATCCGCCTGCGCGGAACCGATGGCGTCGTGCTGAAGGCGCCGGATGTTCCGGAGGTGACCGGCGCCGTAGCGAGGCTTGAGAGCGCGGGCATCGCCGTCGTAACGCTTGTTACCGACCTTCCGCACTCCGCGAGAACGGCCTACGCCGGAGCCGACAACCGTGCGGCGGGCGAAACCGCCGCCTATCTGATCGGCGAGCGCCTCTCCGGGCAGCCGGCGACCGTGCTGGTGACGATTTCAAGCAGCCGCTTTCGCGGAGAAGAGGAGCGCGAGATCGGCTTTCGCCGCACGCTGCGTGAACATTATCCGTTGATCGCCGTCGTCGAGATCAGCGAAGGCTATGGCAAGAACGAAGAAACCGGCGCCCTCGCCTTGGATGCCTTGATCCGCCACTCCGAGATCAACGCCGTCTATTCGATCGGCGGGGGCAACCGCGCGGTGCTCGCCGCATTTCGGCAATTGGGGCGCACCTGTACGCTCTTCGTCGCCCATGACCTCGACAAGGATAATCTCGAACTGCTGAAAGGGGGCAAGGTCCACTTCGTGCTGCATCACGATCTGAAGACGGACGCTCGCACGGCCTTTCGCGCCATCATGGAACGTCGTGGCGCACTGGCGGCCCCCACAGGCCGACATCTTTCCGCCGTCGAAGTGATCACTCCTTACAATCTGCCGCGCATCTGA
- a CDS encoding TolB family protein, whose product MRSSVEIFDIDTGETRVVWQTERLVEAPNWSRDGTFLIINGEGRLYRLPIDGSAPLEIDTGFAGQCNNDHGISPDGRTLVISDKTEFGKSAIYLLPIEGGAPRLVTPNLPSYWHGWSPDGGSLAYCGIRDQVFDIYTISVDGGEERRLTHGEGRNDGPDWAPDGQWIYFNCSRTGRMQIWRVRPDGSDVQRITDSPYGDWFPHPSPDGRHLLVLSYDGDVFDHPRDLDVRLRLMNPEGGDARVLLELFGGQGTMNVPNWAPSGRAFAFVRYYPEQ is encoded by the coding sequence ATGCGCAGTTCGGTGGAGATCTTCGACATCGACACCGGCGAGACGCGCGTCGTCTGGCAGACGGAGCGGCTCGTGGAGGCACCGAACTGGTCGCGTGACGGAACGTTCCTGATCATCAACGGCGAGGGCCGCCTTTACCGCCTTCCGATCGACGGCTCCGCTCCGCTGGAAATCGACACCGGTTTTGCCGGTCAATGCAACAACGACCACGGCATTTCCCCGGACGGGCGGACGCTCGTCATCAGCGACAAGACCGAATTCGGCAAGTCGGCGATCTACCTCCTGCCGATCGAGGGCGGTGCGCCGCGTCTTGTGACGCCGAACCTGCCGTCCTACTGGCACGGCTGGTCGCCGGACGGCGGCAGCCTGGCCTATTGCGGGATCCGCGATCAGGTTTTCGACATTTACACGATCTCGGTCGATGGCGGCGAGGAGCGTCGCCTAACCCATGGCGAAGGTCGCAACGACGGGCCGGACTGGGCGCCAGATGGGCAATGGATCTATTTCAACTGCAGCCGCACCGGCCGCATGCAGATCTGGCGGGTCAGGCCTGACGGCAGCGATGTCCAGCGGATCACCGACAGCCCTTATGGCGACTGGTTTCCCCACCCGTCTCCAGACGGCAGGCATCTGCTCGTGCTTTCCTATGACGGCGATGTTTTCGACCATCCCCGCGATCTCGACGTGCGGCTCCGTCTGATGAACCCGGAGGGTGGCGATGCGCGCGTTCTGCTCGAGCTTTTCGGCGGCCAGGGAACGATGAACGTTCCAAACTGGGCGCCATCTGGACGAGCCTTTGCTTTCGTACGCTATTACCCGGAGCAATAA